TCACTGCTGTCCTGCCCGTGGCTCTTGTCAGCCCATTCCCTGCTGATGGCGTGCTTCTCCCGGGAGAGCCCTGTTTGCTGGCTGTGTGCATCCAGGGCACTCTCATCCTCCTCACTGGCATCATACACAATGAGCTGTGgtagaaagcaaaataagaaagagCCACTGTCACTCCTGAGAAACTGATCTTGCAACAGGTGTTGCCGTACTGCAACAAAGCAAGCTGCATAGGCTGCGGGGACACTCAAAGCCTGCATGATACATCTCTGCCTGGAGACACGGTGGTCTTTTATGGAGTTACATGAACATTTCACATTACGAGAAACTGAAGTTTGATCCCGGCCTCGCATTTCATGTGTGCAAGTATATCATGATAGTGCAAATTGCAGTGTTGCACAGCTagcagcagcaggcaacacTCCTCCCTCGGCACATCGACAGCCATCAATAACCCCTAGTTTGGGGTATCCAGAGAAAGGAAATGCACTCCTTCACTTACGCGTACTTTCCCCTTACCAATCCTTTTCAAAACTGACTCCCATAAAATAACATGTCCATTTTCAAGTTCCCTACCCTTTTCCAAAAACCTCAGTACCATTGCTCAGAGCTATTTACCTTTTTTGCAGCTTTGCGGAGTTTGCTAGACTCCACCACTGTGGCTTTTGCCCTCACCCTGTAGGCCACGCTGTCGCCTCTGCCGCTGTTGTCTCCTCGGGtgaaagggaaaggagggaagggtACAGTTACTGGAATGTCTGTGGGAAAACTCGTGACAACCTCATCAGATTCATCTGTGTCATTGGAATCATTATCATCGTTGTCATCATCCACATCTTCATGGCTCTTGCTTGACACATCAGGAAAGtgctgaaaaacatttattatgCATCAGGCAAGTGAACATATACATGAGATGTGCAGACTGGTATCTGTCCTGCTCACCCAGGGCTTATGCACTGTTGAGGAGCTATGCACACTAATTGCTCCGAACTCACCTCACCCTGCCTGAAGCTTTTGATTGAGGAAAATAAGTGCTGCTACACACTGGCTGCCCCGCAGCACTCAGCTGACATTTTGCTGTTCAAAACACTTACCGGTTGTACTGGGACATCCACGCTTTCTTCTGAAGAGTAAAGAGTCTGAAAACAACATAGAATAAAACTCACTATTAGCACACTAAAGCATATACAGCAGAGCTGATCAGCATGTTGACTGTTCTTTAAGCACTTAATCCTAACTTGCAAATCTTGCCATTGAAAGgtgctctgctttctcttcccattAGTTGCCCATACCTGCTGAGGTGACATCAGGTCATTCTGTGTGTGCTGCAGACTCTCCAAAGACTGAGAATTcatgtggtggtggtggtatcTGTGTGAGTGATGGCCCCTGGGAtccttcaagagaaaaaaaaagggggggggtttAATCCACAAAGGCGTAGGCAAAGCTGCCTGCATCGCAACCTTTGTTTGCACGCAGATGTGGCACCTGCAATACATACTCCCTTTGTACAGCATGTGTTCTCAGCAATTCATTGCAGTAGGAAGAGGACTCAGAACAAGCCGTGATCACAGATGAACATTATACCCAAACAATATAGTACAGAAGATGTGCCTCTCCCACTGGCAGAGCCTGGGGAATTTCAGATCAATTTCTCCAGCTGGTTTTTATTGAGTGAAATTTGGAGTTATATCTAACAACCATCATTCTGCTAATTCTCAGGTCCTTTTCCCAATAGTGATTTATCTCCCACATCATGAAGACTCTAAACTAAATGCAGTAGCTGATTCTCAGagcaaagaatttattttacatgGGTGGTAGCTGGCAATGGAGTATAAATCAAATAGCTATATACAAGACTAACACAGTTCACTCGCACCACTCAAAAAAATCATGGGAATTGAAGTGCTCTTTCAGCACCAAATATTGTCATCTGATCCACACTAATGAAATGTAGATTATAGTAGTTATGCCATGCTAcagtccttttctctttttaactgGCAGCttacacatttttcatttagaaaagaaGTTTACAGTGCTAGTCCAGAGATACAACTAACGGAAGTCCACAACCAGGACGCCTAACATGGCAAAAGTCTACTGACATCCATGGCACTCTGCTTTGGCTGCCTAAGAAACTTGCTCATAACAGCCAGGTGAGGACACATTCTGCAAGCAGCTACAATCATAAAACAAGTATCAGACAATGtgtattagagaaaaaaaaattcaaaaagcatttattaaagaaaattaatagaaagacaaaaggagcttacatatttttcttcagagctgGCAGAAACGGCATGCTGCTTGTATTTACTCACcttgaagggagaaaagagaaaaagtatttGTCAGTATTAATTTCTTGCTaatatgcaaagaaaatatGCAAGTGATTACTGAGACGCATTTGTGATTTACTCACTGGCCATGCAGCGGTGATGCTGATAAGGCATAAACACAGAACTGCCGCCTTCATTGTGATTTTTTacctagaaaatattttggaacaGTGAGTCAACAAGGtaaaataccacaaaaatgCCAtagactttttctttctcctggtgTCCTTCACTGTGCCAAGACCAGCTCTCTGCTAAGGATTCATTCTGCCCACgccaatctttttcttctgtcctccaccaccaccccacacCCATCTTGTTTTGTAACTCAAAAGCTACAAGAATTTTAAAACCAGGTACTGAGAAGTGCTGAGCAGTGGTGAGAGTAGCCACACTGAGAAGGCGAGCAGGCTCCTTCTGTCATCTACTGACTTGCAGTGGCAAAGGAAaagctttgtgaaaaacaaagtgCTATAAAGATTAGCTTTGGTTTATCTTCCTTCATTTAACATTTTGTcagaagagacaggacaagaCAAACTCAGCTTGGATTatcttttcagttattttaaaactagtttTCAGGGTTATTAACTGGAGTCGCTGTGAGTAAACTCAGTTTATATGAACATAAACTGCTCTTATTGATAGACCTTTATTTCCCCCTCAGGAAGTTTGAACAGAATAACCTGTGTTTCCAAGCGAGAGATGAAGTAAAATATCTGCCCACATTGCCATTTTAGAACTTTAATAAATGAGTGATTCCTGCTGAAATTAGGAGAGTGCTGACCTACAGTAAATTTTGGTGCTGACAGACCAATTCCCAGGTTAAGGAACATTCCTGAGAAATTAAACCAATTTACTGATGAACAAGAGGCATTTAAAACTTTAGTAAATCAt
The Haliaeetus albicilla chromosome 1, bHalAlb1.1, whole genome shotgun sequence DNA segment above includes these coding regions:
- the SPP1 gene encoding osteopontin, which produces MKAAVLCLCLISITAAWPVSKYKQHAVSASSEEKYDPRGHHSHRYHHHHMNSQSLESLQHTQNDLMSPQQTLYSSEESVDVPVQPHFPDVSSKSHEDVDDDNDDNDSNDTDESDEVVTSFPTDIPVTVPFPPFPFTRGDNSGRGDSVAYRVRAKATVVESSKLRKAAKKLIVYDASEEDESALDAHSQQTGLSREKHAISREWADKSHGQDSSELDSKQHDRSMENDSRQKFDSHEAGDDSKAGVRGDSYQTMESRESQVRVSAETPDDNSNQTLESAEDARDHHSIENNEVTL